The Clostridia bacterium genome includes a region encoding these proteins:
- a CDS encoding DUF302 domain-containing protein: MSFEDAVQKVTDALQNEGFGVLTTIDVQATLKKKLGLDTEKYLILGACNPQFAHRALEAEPELGLLLPCNAIVYEDKAGGVHVAVLDPVRALSIVENPALEPVAAEVRERLQRVIQSV, encoded by the coding sequence ATGAGCTTCGAGGACGCCGTGCAGAAGGTCACGGACGCGCTCCAGAACGAGGGCTTCGGCGTCCTGACGACGATCGACGTTCAGGCCACTCTCAAGAAGAAGCTGGGGTTGGACACGGAAAAGTACCTGATCCTCGGGGCCTGCAACCCGCAGTTTGCCCACAGAGCGCTGGAGGCGGAACCGGAGCTCGGGTTGCTCCTGCCGTGCAACGCCATCGTGTACGAGGACAAGGCGGGAGGCGTGCATGTCGCCGTGCTGGATCCGGTCCGCGCGCTGAGCATTGTGGAGAACCCGGCGCTGGAGCCGGTGGCCGCGGAGGTCCGCGAACGCCTTCAGCGCGTGATCCAGTCGGTCTGA
- a CDS encoding metal-sensitive transcriptional regulator, with amino-acid sequence MIRRLRRIEGQARGLQKMLEEGRPCEDILVQLAAMRSALNKVGLALVAENLARCFDIPDESRREEALERARRAFLRLM; translated from the coding sequence ATGATCCGTCGCCTGCGCCGCATCGAGGGGCAGGCCCGCGGCCTCCAAAAGATGCTGGAGGAAGGACGCCCCTGTGAGGACATCCTCGTGCAACTCGCCGCCATGCGCTCCGCGCTGAACAAGGTCGGCCTCGCGCTGGTGGCGGAGAACCTCGCCCGGTGCTTTGACATCCCGGACGAATCCCGGCGCGAAGAGGCGCTGGAGCGCGCGCGCAGGGCGTTCCTGCGGCTGATGTGA